Proteins encoded together in one Astatotilapia calliptera chromosome 7, fAstCal1.2, whole genome shotgun sequence window:
- the gal gene encoding galanin peptides isoform X1 has translation MQRGFGIFCMSLIFCATLSETIGLVVAAKEKRGWTMNSAGYLLGPRRIDHLIQIKDSPSARGRDELVTQYGLDGLHGHTRLGDKPGLAGKRDIGQEEDFRTGALRIADEEIIHTVIDFLSYLKLKEMGALDSLPPSVTSDELANP, from the exons atgCAGAGGGGCTTTGGGATATTTTGCATGTCGCTCATCTTTTGTGCAACTCTTTCCGAGACCATCGGGCTAGTTGTTGCG gcaaaagaaaagcGAGGCTGGACTATGAACAGCGCTGGCTACTTGTTAGGGCCCC GTCGTATTGATCACCTAATTCAGATAAAGGATTCTCCCAGTGCCAGAGGCAGAGACGAGCTGGTCACTCAAT ATGGACTAGATGGACTACATGGACACACGAGACTAGGAGACAAGCCGGGTCTGGCTGGGAAGAGGGACATAGGCCAGGAGGAGGACTTCAGAACAG GCGCCCTGAGAATAGCAGATGAAGAAATTATCCACACTGTCATTGACTTCTTGTCATACCTCAAACTTAAAG AGATGGGAGCCTTGGACAGCCTGCCTCCTTCTGTCACATCAGATGAACTGGCCAATCCCTAA
- the gal gene encoding galanin peptides isoform X2, with protein sequence MQRGFGIFCMSLIFCATLSETIGLVVAAKEKRGWTMNSAGYLLGPHGLDGLHGHTRLGDKPGLAGKRDIGQEEDFRTGALRIADEEIIHTVIDFLSYLKLKEMGALDSLPPSVTSDELANP encoded by the exons atgCAGAGGGGCTTTGGGATATTTTGCATGTCGCTCATCTTTTGTGCAACTCTTTCCGAGACCATCGGGCTAGTTGTTGCG gcaaaagaaaagcGAGGCTGGACTATGAACAGCGCTGGCTACTTGTTAGGGCCCC ATGGACTAGATGGACTACATGGACACACGAGACTAGGAGACAAGCCGGGTCTGGCTGGGAAGAGGGACATAGGCCAGGAGGAGGACTTCAGAACAG GCGCCCTGAGAATAGCAGATGAAGAAATTATCCACACTGTCATTGACTTCTTGTCATACCTCAAACTTAAAG AGATGGGAGCCTTGGACAGCCTGCCTCCTTCTGTCACATCAGATGAACTGGCCAATCCCTAA